One part of the Sorangiineae bacterium MSr11954 genome encodes these proteins:
- a CDS encoding serine/threonine protein kinase, with product MAQVDQNLLIGRKIAGKFAVEAFIGSGAMGAVYRARQVSLDKLVALKLLHRDLAKDSTFPARFMREAKAASRIDHPNSMRVIDFGEEDDGTLYMAMEFLDGRDLFQVIQSEWPLPPPRVADLVMQTLAALAVAHDMGVVHRDLKPENIMVLPSTDDEGQPKDVVKVCDFGIAKIIEERKEPTTDEREQGKLTTHGLVVGTPEYMSPEQGRGEALDARADIYSVGVILYQLLTGTVPFEANSALGVVLKHVTDEPLAPSQRAPGVDKKLEAICLKAMRKAREERYQSAREMRADLRAFLEGGPLASSAQSSAPPGAVARRPLVTPHDLGVAATEVSIDAAVVRAASARISTKLERTPSRLTPLGTDIDADLLPARGRWTGHLLAAGLLLGVAALGAFIFRGAFSQSTVTHDPSTNAASVVSSASSGASQAPSAEVKPVVPPPEPQASAAPPPPSHVSPPTLRKEPLPPPEDLVEQAPADPGGSAAPSTPTRPGGRKPKPPRTPIVPPPGGAAPPNHAPSAAPTWGVVPPTTPPIVQPSASPEVHPADPPAPAPSE from the coding sequence ATGGCGCAGGTAGACCAAAATCTTCTGATAGGGCGCAAAATCGCAGGGAAATTTGCGGTCGAAGCCTTCATTGGAAGCGGCGCCATGGGGGCCGTGTACCGGGCTCGCCAGGTCTCGCTCGACAAGCTGGTCGCCCTCAAATTGCTGCACCGCGACCTGGCCAAGGACTCCACCTTCCCTGCCCGGTTCATGCGTGAGGCCAAGGCCGCGTCGCGCATCGACCACCCCAATTCGATGCGGGTGATCGATTTTGGCGAGGAGGACGATGGCACGCTCTACATGGCCATGGAGTTCTTGGACGGGCGCGACCTGTTCCAGGTGATCCAATCCGAGTGGCCGCTGCCGCCGCCGCGCGTGGCCGATTTGGTGATGCAGACCTTGGCCGCGCTGGCGGTAGCCCACGACATGGGCGTGGTGCATCGCGATCTCAAGCCCGAGAACATCATGGTGCTTCCGTCGACCGACGACGAGGGGCAGCCCAAAGACGTCGTCAAAGTTTGCGACTTCGGCATCGCGAAGATCATCGAGGAGCGCAAGGAGCCCACGACCGACGAGCGGGAACAGGGAAAGCTCACGACCCACGGTCTGGTGGTCGGCACGCCCGAGTACATGTCGCCGGAGCAAGGTCGGGGCGAGGCGCTCGATGCGCGGGCGGACATCTATTCCGTGGGGGTCATCCTCTACCAGCTCCTCACGGGCACGGTGCCCTTCGAGGCGAACAGCGCGCTCGGGGTGGTGCTCAAGCACGTGACCGACGAGCCGCTCGCGCCCTCGCAGCGCGCGCCAGGGGTGGACAAGAAGCTCGAAGCCATCTGCCTCAAGGCGATGCGCAAAGCACGGGAAGAGCGCTACCAATCGGCGCGCGAGATGCGCGCCGATCTGCGCGCGTTCCTGGAAGGCGGGCCGCTCGCCAGCTCGGCGCAGTCGTCGGCGCCGCCGGGTGCCGTTGCACGAAGGCCGCTGGTGACGCCGCACGATCTGGGCGTCGCCGCCACCGAGGTGTCGATCGACGCGGCCGTGGTTCGCGCGGCCTCGGCGCGCATCTCCACGAAGCTGGAGCGAACGCCCAGCCGCCTGACGCCGCTCGGTACGGACATCGACGCCGATCTTCTGCCGGCGCGCGGTCGCTGGACGGGGCACCTTTTGGCCGCGGGGTTGCTTTTGGGCGTCGCGGCGCTCGGCGCCTTCATCTTTCGTGGCGCGTTCTCGCAGAGCACGGTCACGCACGATCCGTCGACGAACGCGGCGTCCGTCGTTTCATCGGCTTCGTCTGGCGCGAGCCAAGCTCCGAGCGCGGAGGTGAAGCCGGTGGTGCCGCCGCCCGAGCCGCAAGCCTCTGCCGCGCCGCCGCCGCCGTCCCATGTCTCGCCGCCGACGTTGCGCAAAGAGCCTTTGCCGCCGCCGGAGGATCTCGTCGAGCAGGCGCCCGCGGATCCGGGCGGTTCGGCGGCGCCTTCCACGCCGACCCGCCCCGGCGGGCGCAAGCCGAAGCCTCCGCGAACGCCGATCGTTCCGCCGCCCGGGGGCGCGGCGCCGCCGAATCACGCGCCGTCCGCGGCGCCGACGTGGGGCGTCGTTCCGCCCACCACGCCGCCGATCGTGCAGCCGTCGGCGTCGCCCGAGGTGCACCCGGCCGATCCGCCCGCGCCCGCGCCGTCGGAGTAA
- a CDS encoding phosphoribosylformylglycinamidine synthase subunit PurL, translating to MTHHPSRESGEPAAAATSKPSPFPGDLPITDELVRQHKVSESEYRTIVATLGREPSYTELGVFSVMWSEHCSYKSSRVHLRRLPTKGPRVIQGPGENAGVVDIGDGFAAVFKMESHNHPSFIEPYQGAATGVGGILRDVFTMGARPIASLNSLRFGRPDHPRTPELLRGVVAGIGGYGNSFGVPTVGGEVSFDSKYDGNILVNAFTCGVVHKDRIFYGRASGIGNPILYVGAKTGRDGIHGATMASDEFGEGEVTGGGKGSESAKPGEEGIATAASLRSGVRSTMQVGDPFMGKLLLEACLELFQLDLLEGIQDMGAAGLTSSSVEMAGRAKNGIDIDLDRVPRRAKRMAPYEILLSESQERMLLVAKRGCEERVLEICKKWELDAAVIGHVTDTKRWVVRATPGFDPLADAKAAGARVAGESVVVCDIPIDILTDGAPVYDRPRVQAARKGGSEREAPAATRFTSPKAGSWGDELLALCGSPNLGSRRWIWKQYDHIVRGGTAVRPGGDAGVVRVPCELGDRVLYKYLAFSVDCNARQVENDPFVGGAMAVAESCRNVVCAGAEPIGLTDCLNFGNPERPEVMEQFARAIDGIAAACRALEVPVVSGNVSLYNETAGAAILPTPTIACVGLLADEKDVLTPWFKREGDTVIALGVRAGLAKGSDPLGGSEYAAWRTGSRGGAPVLDLELEARLQRLVLTLAREHVLASAHDVADGGLAVALAECCVTAPEGQRDVGARITLPAHDASVSTDGADAVSTAVQFFGETPSLILVSVAQEHVEHVLASARKASVSAEILGQTGGDALLVDAAGATRANLQVPLARLRRAREECLTSIVGE from the coding sequence GTGACGCACCATCCATCTCGCGAGTCGGGCGAGCCTGCTGCCGCTGCGACCTCGAAGCCGAGCCCTTTTCCAGGAGATCTCCCGATCACGGACGAGCTCGTCCGCCAGCACAAAGTCAGCGAGTCCGAGTACCGCACCATCGTCGCCACGCTTGGACGCGAGCCCTCGTACACCGAGCTCGGCGTCTTTAGCGTCATGTGGAGCGAGCACTGTTCGTACAAGTCCTCGCGCGTCCACCTGCGAAGGCTGCCGACCAAAGGGCCGAGGGTCATTCAAGGGCCGGGCGAGAACGCGGGCGTGGTCGACATTGGCGATGGGTTTGCGGCCGTCTTCAAGATGGAGTCGCACAATCACCCGAGCTTCATCGAGCCCTACCAGGGCGCGGCCACCGGGGTCGGCGGCATCCTTCGCGACGTCTTTACAATGGGCGCCCGGCCCATCGCCTCGCTGAACTCCCTGCGCTTCGGCAGGCCCGATCATCCGCGCACCCCGGAGCTTCTGCGCGGGGTGGTGGCCGGCATCGGCGGCTACGGCAACTCCTTCGGCGTCCCCACCGTGGGCGGCGAGGTCTCCTTCGATTCGAAGTACGACGGCAACATCCTCGTCAACGCCTTCACCTGCGGCGTGGTGCACAAGGACCGCATCTTCTACGGGCGCGCCAGCGGCATCGGCAACCCGATCCTCTACGTGGGCGCCAAGACGGGGCGCGACGGGATCCACGGCGCCACCATGGCCTCCGACGAGTTCGGCGAGGGAGAGGTCACGGGCGGCGGCAAAGGGAGCGAGAGCGCGAAGCCCGGCGAGGAAGGCATCGCCACCGCCGCGTCGCTCCGCAGCGGGGTGCGCTCCACCATGCAAGTGGGCGATCCCTTCATGGGCAAGCTGCTGCTCGAGGCATGCTTGGAGCTCTTTCAGCTCGATCTTCTGGAGGGCATCCAGGACATGGGGGCCGCCGGGCTCACCTCCTCCAGCGTGGAGATGGCCGGCCGCGCCAAGAACGGCATCGACATCGATCTCGATCGGGTCCCCCGGCGGGCCAAGCGCATGGCGCCCTACGAGATTTTGCTCAGCGAATCGCAGGAGCGCATGCTCCTCGTCGCCAAGCGTGGGTGCGAAGAGCGCGTGCTCGAGATCTGCAAGAAGTGGGAGCTCGACGCGGCCGTCATCGGTCACGTGACCGACACCAAGCGCTGGGTCGTCCGCGCCACGCCCGGCTTCGATCCGCTGGCCGACGCGAAGGCTGCCGGGGCGCGCGTCGCCGGCGAGAGCGTGGTGGTGTGCGACATCCCCATCGACATTCTGACCGACGGCGCCCCCGTCTACGATCGCCCGCGCGTCCAAGCCGCGCGCAAAGGCGGCTCGGAGCGCGAGGCGCCCGCGGCAACCCGCTTTACGAGCCCCAAGGCCGGCAGCTGGGGGGACGAGCTCCTCGCCTTGTGCGGCTCGCCGAACCTGGGCTCGCGGCGCTGGATCTGGAAGCAGTACGACCACATCGTCCGCGGCGGCACCGCGGTGCGGCCCGGCGGCGATGCCGGCGTGGTGCGCGTGCCGTGCGAGCTCGGAGATCGTGTACTTTACAAGTATCTGGCGTTCTCCGTGGACTGCAACGCGCGCCAGGTGGAAAACGATCCCTTCGTGGGCGGCGCCATGGCGGTGGCGGAGAGCTGCCGCAACGTGGTGTGCGCGGGCGCGGAGCCCATTGGGCTGACCGATTGCCTCAACTTCGGCAACCCCGAGCGGCCCGAGGTGATGGAGCAGTTCGCGCGCGCCATCGACGGCATCGCGGCCGCGTGCCGCGCGCTCGAGGTCCCCGTCGTGAGCGGAAACGTGAGCCTCTACAACGAGACGGCCGGCGCGGCGATTTTGCCGACGCCGACCATCGCGTGCGTGGGGCTCCTGGCCGATGAAAAAGACGTGCTCACCCCGTGGTTCAAACGCGAGGGCGACACGGTCATCGCGCTGGGGGTGCGGGCGGGCTTGGCGAAGGGCTCGGATCCCCTCGGCGGGAGCGAGTACGCGGCGTGGCGAACGGGCTCGCGCGGCGGCGCCCCGGTGCTCGATCTCGAGCTCGAGGCGCGGCTGCAGCGGCTGGTGCTGACCCTCGCGCGCGAGCACGTCCTCGCCAGCGCGCACGACGTGGCCGATGGCGGCTTGGCGGTCGCCCTGGCCGAGTGCTGTGTGACGGCGCCCGAGGGGCAGCGCGATGTGGGGGCACGTATTACGCTGCCGGCCCACGACGCAAGCGTGTCTACAGATGGCGCGGATGCCGTATCGACAGCAGTTCAATTTTTCGGTGAGACGCCCTCGCTCATCCTGGTCAGCGTGGCGCAGGAGCATGTGGAGCACGTGCTGGCGTCCGCTCGAAAGGCCTCGGTTTCCGCGGAAATTCTGGGTCAAACCGGGGGTGACGCGCTCCTTGTCGATGCCGCAGGCGCGACGCGCGCCAACCTCCAGGTGCCTCTCGCTCGGCTTCGTCGCGCGCGCGAAGAATGTCTCACGAGTATCGTCGGCGAGTAG
- the purQ gene encoding phosphoribosylformylglycinamidine synthase subunit PurQ codes for MVRTLRGVCGLSTTVIRHTETELPAGTDLVAIPGGFCYGDYLRAGAIAKVAPIIGAIVRHANRGGYVLGVCNGFQILTEVGLLPGALTRNKSMQFACGDVYVKVGAVGPYTPQVDAVWRLPIAHGEGRYQATPAVLAELEQSGRIALQYCEKDGAITEASNPNGADKNIAALYGGPRKNVFGIMPHPERMSEAILGGIDGRIPFDAVIVAGGAAGGVHATAPAAHTVG; via the coding sequence ATGGTTCGCACCCTTCGAGGGGTTTGCGGGCTCTCCACCACGGTCATTCGTCACACCGAAACCGAGCTCCCCGCGGGCACCGACCTCGTCGCCATCCCTGGCGGCTTCTGCTACGGCGACTACCTGCGGGCAGGCGCCATCGCCAAGGTCGCGCCCATCATCGGGGCCATCGTCCGCCACGCCAACCGAGGCGGCTATGTGCTCGGGGTGTGCAATGGCTTTCAAATTCTCACCGAGGTGGGACTTTTGCCCGGCGCCCTCACACGAAACAAGTCGATGCAGTTTGCATGTGGCGATGTTTACGTCAAAGTCGGGGCCGTGGGTCCTTACACGCCGCAGGTCGATGCCGTCTGGCGCCTGCCCATCGCCCATGGCGAGGGGCGCTACCAAGCCACGCCGGCCGTCTTGGCCGAGCTCGAACAATCGGGCCGCATCGCGCTCCAATACTGTGAAAAGGACGGCGCGATCACCGAGGCCTCGAACCCCAATGGCGCCGACAAGAACATCGCGGCCCTCTACGGGGGCCCGCGCAAGAACGTCTTCGGCATCATGCCGCACCCGGAGCGCATGAGCGAGGCGATCCTCGGCGGGATCGATGGCCGCATCCCCTTCGATGCCGTCATTGTTGCAGGTGGAGCTGCAGGTGGAGTCCACGCCACGGCGCCGGCCGCGCACACCGTAGGCTGA
- the rseP gene encoding RIP metalloprotease RseP, with protein MDLLYFTLLTSILIFIHESGHFVFAKVFGVKVITFSIGFGPKILRLRGKETEYCVGLLPFGGFVKMLEEAKGIEAIPPEDKKRTFESQALWKRVVIVLAGPAMNVVFPVALYTSVYLEDRQFPAPNVGVVTPGRAAEGKLVPGDRILSVDGKAVETFPDVQRIVAQRAGTPVRFSIERDGKPIDVQVTPADELVELSEVQRELDVVEHVARVGIMPNFPAPVVGIPRTDSPAYRAGLRTFDRITAINGKKVDRFLDLVDLLSKNRGDTVVLAYLRPVPVPAAGGLCDIAVMDPGAVTLTPMPRESPSPEEDSDARAKDVLARTGIEGSDMYVAFVPVGSGEWKAGLRAGDRISQLDGVPQRYWPAMAEALLRDPNRMHNLEWTRGGQPMAGVFQLRKEQWVDEFSQRHERHVFLTSNWKPNAPAVLVDNPNLVSYALTGAVTETISVVKFITVGFWRILQGRVSLASVSGPITMYDVAGQAGAKGTRDFVWAMAVISINLGLVNLLPIPVLDGGHLVFLALEAIKKRPLSLRVREVSSLVGMSVLFVLMMIAFKNDVERRWDVIVGQIREIFG; from the coding sequence GTGGACCTCCTCTACTTTACCCTCCTCACCAGCATTCTCATTTTCATTCACGAGTCCGGACACTTCGTCTTCGCGAAGGTGTTCGGGGTCAAGGTCATCACCTTTTCCATCGGGTTCGGGCCCAAGATCCTGCGCCTTCGCGGCAAGGAGACGGAGTACTGCGTGGGGCTTTTGCCCTTCGGCGGCTTCGTGAAGATGCTCGAGGAGGCCAAGGGCATCGAGGCCATCCCGCCGGAAGACAAAAAGCGCACCTTCGAGTCGCAGGCGCTCTGGAAGCGGGTGGTCATCGTGCTCGCCGGGCCGGCCATGAACGTGGTGTTCCCGGTGGCGCTCTACACCTCGGTGTACCTCGAGGATCGGCAGTTCCCGGCGCCCAACGTGGGCGTGGTCACCCCGGGGCGCGCGGCGGAAGGAAAGCTCGTCCCCGGCGATCGCATCCTCTCCGTCGATGGCAAAGCGGTGGAGACCTTCCCCGACGTGCAGCGCATCGTGGCGCAGCGCGCGGGGACGCCGGTGCGGTTCTCGATCGAGCGCGACGGGAAGCCCATCGACGTGCAGGTGACCCCGGCCGACGAGCTGGTCGAGCTCTCCGAGGTGCAGCGCGAGCTCGACGTGGTGGAGCACGTGGCGCGCGTGGGCATCATGCCGAATTTTCCCGCGCCGGTGGTGGGCATTCCCCGCACGGACTCACCGGCGTACCGCGCGGGGCTGCGCACCTTCGATCGCATCACGGCCATCAACGGCAAGAAGGTCGACCGCTTCCTCGACTTGGTCGACCTGCTCTCGAAGAACCGCGGCGACACGGTGGTGCTCGCGTACCTGCGGCCGGTGCCCGTTCCGGCGGCGGGTGGGCTCTGCGACATCGCGGTGATGGATCCGGGCGCGGTCACCTTGACCCCCATGCCGCGCGAGTCGCCGAGCCCCGAGGAAGACTCCGACGCCCGCGCCAAAGACGTGCTGGCGCGCACCGGGATCGAAGGCTCGGACATGTACGTGGCGTTCGTGCCCGTGGGCTCCGGCGAGTGGAAGGCGGGGCTCCGCGCGGGCGACCGCATCTCGCAGCTCGACGGCGTCCCGCAGCGCTACTGGCCCGCGATGGCCGAGGCGCTTCTGCGCGATCCGAACCGGATGCACAACCTGGAGTGGACGCGCGGCGGGCAGCCCATGGCCGGCGTCTTCCAGCTCCGCAAGGAGCAGTGGGTCGACGAGTTCTCGCAGCGCCACGAGCGCCACGTCTTTCTGACGAGCAACTGGAAGCCCAACGCGCCGGCGGTGCTCGTCGACAATCCGAACCTCGTCTCGTATGCCCTCACGGGCGCGGTGACCGAGACGATCAGCGTGGTGAAGTTCATCACGGTGGGCTTCTGGCGCATCCTTCAAGGGCGCGTGAGCCTGGCCAGCGTGAGCGGCCCCATCACCATGTACGACGTGGCGGGCCAAGCGGGCGCCAAAGGGACGCGCGACTTCGTATGGGCCATGGCGGTCATCTCCATCAACCTGGGGCTCGTGAACCTGCTCCCCATCCCCGTGCTCGACGGCGGACACCTGGTCTTCCTCGCGCTGGAGGCCATCAAAAAGCGGCCCCTCTCGCTTCGCGTGCGCGAGGTGTCGAGCCTCGTGGGGATGAGCGTGCTCTTCGTGTTGATGATGATCGCCTTCAAAAACGACGTCGAGCGCCGCTGGGACGTCATCGTCGGGCAAATCCGAGAGATCTTCGGCTAG
- the rsmB gene encoding 16S rRNA (cytosine(967)-C(5))-methyltransferase RsmB, which produces MKKEVSARSVAAEVLTRVERDHAFASAALDAEIARSPQLGPRDRALATELAYGSLRVRRWLEGRLGRHATRPIEKLDPRVRVQLVLAAFQLFFLERVPKFAAVSEAVSAVRTSKGPEVAAFANAILRKLAREAEAEAAGLDLEAVAVESAPPWLFETLSRSLGPAGARAYLRSALMPPPNGICVHNASARDHWLNRLRDAAPQAEFEAGTISPHAIRARSAGRLHTLPGYAEGAWTLQEEGSQLVALALGARPGDAVLDACAGRGNKTAILAGAVGPTGAVDAADLHPAKLVRLRTELTRLGLTPRATYAVDWSVGAGEVAGTYDRILVDAPCSGTGTLGRRPDLYIRRAPDDLARLTALQVAILSRTVDRLKPGGRLVYVVCSVLREEGEEVVERLLAARPEMEPTPFEGEPAARLATEVQAGDTKLRLLPHKHGTDGYFLASLVKRAATC; this is translated from the coding sequence GTGAAGAAAGAAGTATCGGCACGAAGTGTGGCTGCGGAGGTGCTGACGCGCGTGGAGCGCGATCATGCCTTTGCCTCCGCCGCCCTCGACGCGGAGATCGCGCGCTCTCCGCAGCTCGGCCCGCGCGATCGCGCCCTGGCCACGGAGCTGGCGTATGGCTCGCTCCGCGTGCGGCGCTGGCTCGAGGGCCGGCTCGGGCGGCACGCGACGCGGCCGATCGAGAAGCTCGATCCGCGGGTGCGCGTTCAGCTGGTGCTGGCGGCGTTTCAGCTCTTTTTCCTGGAGCGGGTGCCGAAGTTCGCGGCCGTGAGCGAGGCGGTGAGCGCGGTTCGCACGTCCAAAGGGCCCGAGGTGGCCGCCTTCGCCAACGCGATTTTGCGGAAGCTCGCGCGCGAGGCGGAGGCCGAGGCCGCGGGGCTCGATCTGGAGGCGGTGGCCGTGGAGTCGGCGCCGCCTTGGCTCTTCGAGACGCTTTCGCGCTCGCTCGGCCCCGCCGGCGCCCGCGCGTATCTGCGCTCGGCGCTCATGCCGCCGCCCAACGGCATTTGTGTGCATAATGCAAGTGCACGCGATCATTGGCTGAATCGCCTGCGGGACGCGGCGCCGCAAGCCGAGTTCGAGGCGGGCACCATCTCGCCGCACGCCATTCGCGCGCGCTCGGCCGGCAGGCTGCACACGCTCCCCGGCTACGCGGAGGGGGCGTGGACGCTGCAAGAAGAGGGCTCGCAGCTGGTCGCGCTCGCGCTCGGCGCCCGTCCGGGCGATGCCGTGCTCGATGCGTGCGCGGGCCGCGGAAACAAAACGGCGATCCTGGCGGGGGCGGTGGGGCCGACCGGGGCGGTCGACGCCGCGGATTTGCACCCCGCAAAGCTGGTGCGGCTACGTACCGAGCTGACGCGGCTCGGGCTCACGCCGCGCGCCACGTATGCGGTCGATTGGTCCGTGGGGGCGGGGGAGGTCGCGGGCACCTACGATCGCATTTTGGTCGATGCCCCGTGCTCGGGGACGGGGACGTTGGGCCGGCGCCCGGACCTGTACATTCGTCGCGCGCCCGACGACCTCGCTCGCCTCACGGCGCTGCAGGTGGCGATCCTTTCGCGCACGGTGGACCGGCTCAAGCCGGGCGGTCGACTCGTTTATGTCGTCTGCAGCGTGCTGCGGGAAGAAGGGGAGGAGGTCGTGGAGCGGCTGCTCGCGGCCCGCCCGGAGATGGAGCCGACCCCGTTCGAGGGCGAGCCCGCCGCGCGCCTGGCGACCGAGGTGCAGGCAGGGGACACGAAACTCCGTCTTCTCCCGCACAAACACGGCACGGATGGATACTTTCTCGCGAGTCTCGTCAAGCGCGCCGCGACTTGCTAA
- a CDS encoding 2-oxo acid dehydrogenase subunit E2, translated as MIDVTLPQLGESVSEGTITKWLVREGEYVLKDQPLVEIGTDKADSELPAPSAGRVTKILAKEGDVLPVNAVLCQLDETALGDVKAPPPAPVPAPPSTPAAMVERPATASSGGIENVSSRSVTGGTLATPTARKAALENEVNLDAVQGSGERGRITRDDVLRAAATGNGPAPAVSYQEPTSIVPPPQKIEMPPRPAPVAPAASAPVQTPSTRGNTAALSQLINQSGGFVPPIPGVGYGSFKVPAYKQHDGDKVIPFTRRRRITADHMTYSKFASPHVVTVAEIDLNKVSQLRDAHKDRYKKEGHPLTVLAFVVVAVARALRENMSLNARVLDDAYVIMSDINIGVAVDSPDGLVVPVVRRADELGVRGIVRGIDELAKRARTGKITADDLSGATFSVTNPGLKGNLFGGAIINQPNVGILRMGEIQKRVVVVEGPGGEDLIAIHPVMYAALSYDHRIVDGVAANSFLWRVADILEKGEFEV; from the coding sequence ATGATCGATGTCACGCTTCCTCAGCTCGGTGAGAGCGTCTCCGAAGGGACGATCACCAAGTGGCTCGTTCGCGAAGGCGAATACGTACTTAAAGACCAGCCGCTCGTCGAGATCGGGACCGATAAGGCCGACTCCGAGCTGCCCGCCCCCTCCGCCGGCCGCGTGACGAAAATCCTCGCCAAAGAAGGCGACGTGCTGCCCGTCAACGCCGTGCTCTGTCAGCTCGACGAAACGGCCCTCGGCGATGTGAAGGCACCGCCGCCCGCCCCCGTCCCCGCGCCGCCCTCCACGCCGGCCGCCATGGTCGAGCGCCCGGCAACGGCCAGCTCCGGTGGCATCGAAAACGTCTCCTCGCGCAGCGTGACCGGCGGCACCCTCGCCACCCCGACCGCCCGCAAAGCGGCGCTCGAAAACGAAGTGAACCTCGACGCCGTGCAAGGCTCGGGCGAGCGCGGTCGCATCACGCGCGACGACGTGCTCCGCGCCGCCGCCACCGGCAACGGCCCCGCGCCGGCCGTCTCCTACCAGGAGCCCACCTCCATCGTACCGCCGCCGCAGAAGATCGAGATGCCGCCGCGCCCCGCGCCTGTCGCGCCGGCCGCGAGCGCACCCGTGCAGACCCCGAGCACCCGTGGAAATACGGCGGCGCTCTCGCAATTGATCAACCAGAGCGGCGGCTTCGTGCCCCCGATTCCGGGTGTTGGTTACGGGTCGTTCAAGGTGCCGGCGTACAAGCAGCACGACGGCGACAAGGTCATTCCGTTCACGCGCCGGCGCCGCATCACGGCCGACCACATGACCTATTCGAAGTTCGCCTCGCCCCACGTCGTCACGGTGGCCGAGATCGACTTGAACAAGGTCTCGCAGCTCCGCGACGCGCACAAGGATCGCTACAAGAAGGAGGGGCATCCCCTCACGGTGCTGGCCTTCGTGGTCGTGGCCGTCGCGCGCGCCCTGCGCGAAAACATGTCGCTCAACGCGCGCGTCCTCGACGACGCCTACGTCATCATGTCGGACATCAACATCGGCGTCGCGGTCGACTCACCCGACGGCCTGGTGGTCCCCGTCGTCCGCCGCGCCGACGAGCTCGGCGTCCGCGGCATCGTGCGCGGCATCGACGAGCTGGCGAAGCGCGCGCGCACCGGCAAAATCACGGCCGACGACTTGAGCGGCGCCACCTTCTCGGTGACCAACCCGGGTCTCAAGGGCAACCTCTTCGGCGGCGCCATCATCAACCAGCCCAACGTCGGCATCCTGCGCATGGGCGAAATCCAAAAGCGCGTCGTCGTCGTCGAGGGTCCGGGCGGCGAAGACCTCATCGCCA